The DNA window tggcgcggcttcctccgcctctcgtcgtctatcttcttcaagtgattgttccattaattgacgcatttgctcaaaaggatccatttgtttgagttgatttaagatgaaaattggagtgatagagaggatttgagaagaatagatgtgtgtttgtgtgtgaaatgagtatgaaatataattatttatagagtaaataaattaaaaaaaattaaaaaaaaggaaataaaaaattaacggtaacattaccatttgaaaaataaatttttttttattaaaattcaaattttttttaaaaaaaaatcgaatttaaaaaaaaaattattgcgtcatccgtgatgacgcccactcgcaggccagcgagtgggcgtcacacaTGCATCAGGGGCGCGCGTGACGGGCcggcgcgtcccttgtctcgcggatacgggctacgggacgggacgaacgttgcaacgcgtcccgcggcggaaccgtccctccgagacggaacgcgagccgcgcgcgggacgcgtagtggatgctcttagtagtagtagtaacaaTCATCAAAGCTCGAAATATAGTGTAACAAAAAAATGGCATGCATCTCCATCATTACAAAACTGGCAAACTCTTCACCgagtgtttttttttctctctcatcttatcttatGATACCTGAGAACTGCTAGATGGAAGTTTATTGCAAATTTTTACTTCAATTacattttagttaaaattaactTTCAAAGTAATAATGATTTAGTGTAAGTTTGGATAATGTTGAAACTAAGAAGTATAGCATGAGATAATAACGCCAACTTGAAAAGTTAAGTACTCAGATCAATGCGAGAAAGCTGACACTGGTAAGCAATCATGGAGAAATAGTTCGACACAAACAACAGAAAAACATCAACACACAAACCAACCGGATATTGGAAAAACACACTTAAAAAGCCAACAGGGTTAGTTCAACAGTACTCCtcattctcatcatcatctCCTTCGGCAGACTCAGCACCAACTTCCTCATAATCCTTCTCAAGAGCAGCCAGATCCTCCCGAGCCTCAGAGAACTCACCTTCTTCCATACCCTCCCCAACATACCAGTGCACAAAAGCACGCTTGGCATACATCAAGTCGAACTTATGATCAATCCTTGAGAAGACCTCAGCAACACTAGTTGAGTTGGAAATCATGCACACAGCCCTCTGCACCTTGGCTAGGTCTCCGCCAGGGACGACAGTTGGTGGCTGGTAGTTAATACCACACTTGAAACCAGTCGGGCACCAGTCGACAAACTGGATGGTCCTCTTGGTCTTGATTGTGGCAACAGCAGCATTCACATCCTTGGGGACGACATCACCCCTGTACATCAGGCAGCAGGCCATGTACTTCCCATGGCGAGGATCACACTTCACCATCATGGATGAAGGCTCAAAAGCAGTGTTGGTGATTTCAGCAACAGAGAGCTGCTCATGGTAAGCTTTCTCAGCAGAGATCACAGGGGCATACGATGAGAGCATGAAGTGGATCCTTGGGTATGGAACCAAGTTGGTTTGGAATTCATTCACATCCACATTCAAGGCTCCATCGAACCTCAGAGATGCTGTCAAGGAGGAAATCACCTGCAATTTGGTTAAGGGTTTGATCAGAGATATATGCGTTCATATATCAAACTCTGAAATAAATATCAGGATGCATATTATACCTGGGAAATAAGCCTGTTGAGATTGTAGTAGGTGGGCCTGCCAATATCAAGTGATCTGCGGCAGATATCATAGATAGCTTCATTGTCAAGAAGCACAGCAACATCAGTGTGCTCAAGAAGGGAATGAGTGGAGAGCACGGAGTTGTAGGGCTCAACCACAGCAGTCGAAACCTGAGGGGAAGGATAAATGGTGAAACCCAGCTTCGACTTTTTACCATAGTCAACAGAGAGCCTCTCAAGCAGAAGAGATCCGAGCCCAGATCCAGTACCACCACCGACAGCATGGAAGACCAAGAACCCCTGCAGCCCAGTGCAGTTATCCGCAAGCTTGCGGATCCTATCAAGGCAGAGATCAACAATTTCTTTGCCGATGGTGTAATGGCCTCTGGCAAAGTTGTTGGCAGCATCTTCCTTGCCACTGATAAGTTGCTCTGGGTGGAACAGCTGACGGTAAGTGCCAGTGCGCACCTCATCAATCACAGATGGCTCCAGATCCACAAACACAGCACGAGGCACATGTTTCCCAGCGCCAGTCTCGCTGAAAAAAGTGTTGAAGGCATCATCACCACCGCCAACGGTCGTATCACCAGGCATTTGCCCATCAGGCTGCAATACAAGTAAATTAAAAGTTAGATCTGTGAGAAAACACCGGATCTGAGATGATAACAACAGATAACTACACAATCTACGAAACATTGCGACAATACGAAATTTAACTTAGAATTTAATTAGATCTGGTTACAATAAAGAGAAGTAGCAAGAATACCTCGACACACTTCAATTTTGCAGTAATAGAAGTATCTTTACATAGATCTAATGAGATTTTAAAAGAACAAAATGTACTACATAACACAACTTCTTCAAATACCAAAAACTGAAAGCACAGTCTACAGATCTGATGAGATTATGACGAAAGATACAAAACGATGCAGTTTCAATTGAACTATGCCACACTGATAATCTACAAAATGTAGCCAAATCTTACAAAACAATCAGAAATACGAGTACAAAACCAGATCGGATCTGACTACGCAAAAAGCATTTTCACAAACAGCACCAAAATCATATAATATGAAAGTAAGCGAGAGAAAAAACATTAGATCTAATGAACTTGTGAACAAAGACGGACCTGAATCCCATGCTCTAGGCAGTAGAGCTCCCAGCAAGCGTTTCCGACCTGAATACCGGCCTGACCGATGTGGATCGAAATGCACTCTCTCATCTTGGAAGGTTTTGGGAAGAAGAACTGAAATTGGGAAGAGAAATGGGAGAGAAACAAGAGGCGTATACAAAGACGTCTCTGGTGAAAAATTTTAGGAGTGGAGTTAAGGTTTTCGCATATGGGAGGGGAGTTATATAAAAGATGAGAGTAGTGgataattttttaaaagaacTATAATGGCCGGCCCGGTTGGTGTCCGTAACCGCTCCGCTTACtatgtttgaaatttgaatttcggACCCGTTAGCTTGTGTCTGAAATTTGAATTTCAGACTACAACCATCAACAATGGATATCCCACCAACAAAAAATTCACTAGTCTAGTCATACTATTTGGCATAATACTAAGGACCCGTTCACCTTATTGGATATGCCAAGATATGAGGTTAATTCTTGGCTTTTAAGGCTGTTCAGTATGTGAGATACATTTCTTACTGGTCCTAGAAAAAATGCAGGCCCGCACTGTTCAGTAGTGTAATACACTGAAATGAATTCTGCCGAATTAGGTGGTTTATAAATCATGTATCGATTTTTGAACCAAGAAATGGATAAAAGATTACAGTTATACCCCCATCACTTTCAATTCCCCCAATTCACAGACTCGTCTTCTACAATTAAATCAAGGactctctccttctctctctatcTATCATCTTCATTATGAGTTCCGATTTTGTTGGTGGCTCACCGGCGTCGTCGGCGGCATCGGGGAATTCAGAATTAGCTACGGCGGTAGCGCCGTCGGTGTCTATGGAGTTGTGGCACGGTGTGCGGGGCCGTTGATTTCGCTGCCGAAGAGAGGGAGCCATGTCGTCTATTTCCCCCAGGGACACGTGGAATTCCTTCCCAAGCATCCTGTCGTAGCTTATGATCTCTCCGCGTTGATGATGTTAAACTCcatgtatgtttgtttttttcctccttttttggttttgatttttgtcGTTGGTTGTGTTGAAGAATTGAAGGTTGTGTTTATAGGCGGATGCAGCTAATGAAGtgtaaatttgaagaaaatgaagaaaatataatGCTGGTGTTTGCAGTGGGTACAGCCTAAGGGTGTCAAAATGGATATTGGGTATTGGATACCTGATATCCAAACCCGAAATATTGGTAATTGGATATCCCATATCCAATTTTTCGGGTTTCAGGATCGGGTTTGGGTATATGATTTTTAGATTATTGGGTATCGGGTTACCCGATATccgatcgggtatacccgaattacctgattttctaattttattttaaattttaataaattatttatttattctattattttaaaaaataaataattaaattttagtgctagttttttttctcttaacTTCGAACTACTATAAGTTTGTATCAAAATTCGAACTACAGGTTGTATTTCTAAAAGTTTGTAGTTAGctttcttaaaaaataattaaaaaaataaaataaaaatccaaaattgggactggatacccgagtcgggtatccGGGTACCCGAAATAATTTTtggatcgggtatcgggtattaGATTTTGAGAAATTCACGATCGGGTACCTGAAATTTTTAAATCGGATAACGAGTACCCGATTTGACAGGCCTAGGTCCAGGGATTATGCAAAAGCTATGGGGGCTTTTAAGTCTACTCATAATGGAAAGAATAATAATTCATTCATTCAAAACTCATAAATTGTCAAACCAGAGCTTATTTCTTATTCACTGAACATTAGATTTGGATTGTAAATTGTAAGGTCCTCACCACTAAATCCCATCATGTTTCATTTCTGATTCTTCCAAATCAAAGTGAACACATCCTAGGAGAATTATTTGGCATAATACTAAGAGATCTCcatctgtgctcttgccaacgagcataGATGTGGACCCGGATCCACTTTTACTCCTTgtccttaggcaagagcacaacacccacatccgtgctcttccgcaaggacaagcttaagggtcccaccattctattattcaatttaaataaaaacatttccacaatattaaaatgcattaaaattaccTGGAATAcgattacaaattataaaaaaaaaataaaaattacataattaaaattctaaaaattaaaaattacataattaaaatcctaaaaataaaaaattacataattaaactcctaaaaaataaaaattacataattaaactcctaaaataaaaattacataattaaaggctaaaaataccctcgtggaagactattcatccgactctacccccaatgttctttggagactccgtatcattgccacatgcgatcgaagttgctcggggtcatagttgacctatcggccaaattgagttgggccaaaacccccacaacgagttggtggggggttgaggtggaacaaagggagcgggagcgggggcggatgaAGTCGCGGCGCaacggcggttggccgtcgacttcttccttccttgcggctggcgttgggaactactcgggtcggcgtcggggctacccaagttagctccggcgagctgggtggacacctcatcggagccggcgtcggatagggatactgacctcgaccgtttgctggaggagctagtGAAGGATGATACGCcacccctatacttcggatgcacacgcacctcctgccaaacattgaggtacttgaacggtttgtagtgttgggattggtaggtcgccaacgcggcaCTAATGATGT is part of the Salvia splendens isolate huo1 chromosome 6, SspV2, whole genome shotgun sequence genome and encodes:
- the LOC121809475 gene encoding tubulin alpha chain-like, producing the protein MRECISIHIGQAGIQVGNACWELYCLEHGIQPDGQMPGDTTVGGGDDAFNTFFSETGAGKHVPRAVFVDLEPSVIDEVRTGTYRQLFHPEQLISGKEDAANNFARGHYTIGKEIVDLCLDRIRKLADNCTGLQGFLVFHAVGGGTGSGLGSLLLERLSVDYGKKSKLGFTIYPSPQVSTAVVEPYNSVLSTHSLLEHTDVAVLLDNEAIYDICRRSLDIGRPTYYNLNRLISQVISSLTASLRFDGALNVDVNEFQTNLVPYPRIHFMLSSYAPVISAEKAYHEQLSVAEITNTAFEPSSMMVKCDPRHGKYMACCLMYRGDVVPKDVNAAVATIKTKRTIQFVDWCPTGFKCGINYQPPTVVPGGDLAKVQRAVCMISNSTSVAEVFSRIDHKFDLMYAKRAFVHWYVGEGMEEGEFSEAREDLAALEKDYEEVGAESAEGDDDENEEYC